A genome region from Thermococcus gorgonarius includes the following:
- a CDS encoding DUF2079 domain-containing protein — MRAERKFALISSLMTALLVAYTLVRAEVYGVFHVKDIDLVIFEESLKTTLSGEGFFFNHWEWNHWRAWSHFGTHNSPILFLLLPVYALFPSEYTLMILQDLMVPLSAFALFSFARKVLGDEEKALAVSIAFLLNPLTHAIVRYDFRPDVLAVPFMFLFASYAAEGKTKKQLLAALLILSVKEDAGLFLVAYSIFEVLSKHGFNVKGWLGEKKVIGFALLGLVWIAVSIFLVIPNFNESHEYFYFMLYQPGGDRGIILLVALAKLTVLMLSLAFLPLKKPAYWLPLAFLWSENAFAKRLEQAAIGFQYDYQLLPMAFIVLVYALRENDTPRTTHLLVASLLSMLLFSPSFGLIDAYPLTIGHSLWEYLRLLHH; from the coding sequence ATGAGGGCGGAAAGGAAGTTCGCGCTGATAAGCTCGCTCATGACGGCTCTCCTGGTCGCTTACACACTGGTACGTGCAGAAGTCTATGGAGTCTTTCACGTGAAGGATATAGACCTCGTGATCTTTGAGGAAAGCCTGAAGACCACCCTAAGCGGGGAGGGCTTTTTCTTCAACCACTGGGAGTGGAACCACTGGAGAGCCTGGAGCCACTTCGGAACCCACAATTCACCGATTCTTTTCCTCCTGCTTCCGGTGTATGCCCTCTTTCCTAGCGAGTACACCCTCATGATACTCCAGGACCTGATGGTGCCCCTGAGTGCCTTCGCCCTTTTCAGCTTTGCCAGGAAGGTTCTTGGGGACGAAGAAAAAGCTCTGGCAGTATCTATCGCGTTCCTCCTGAATCCTCTTACCCACGCGATAGTCCGCTATGATTTCCGGCCGGACGTTCTGGCGGTTCCTTTCATGTTTCTCTTCGCCAGCTATGCGGCTGAGGGGAAAACGAAAAAACAACTGCTGGCGGCACTCCTTATACTCTCTGTCAAGGAGGACGCCGGCCTGTTTCTAGTTGCCTACTCGATCTTTGAAGTCCTCTCAAAGCATGGTTTCAATGTTAAGGGCTGGCTAGGGGAGAAAAAGGTGATTGGTTTTGCCCTTCTTGGGCTTGTCTGGATAGCGGTGAGCATCTTCCTCGTAATCCCGAACTTCAACGAGTCCCATGAGTATTTCTACTTCATGCTCTACCAGCCGGGGGGAGACAGGGGCATTATACTACTGGTGGCACTCGCCAAGCTGACTGTTTTAATGCTCAGCCTCGCGTTTCTTCCCCTCAAAAAGCCCGCCTACTGGCTTCCGCTGGCCTTTCTGTGGTCCGAAAACGCCTTCGCAAAGAGGCTGGAGCAGGCCGCGATAGGCTTCCAGTACGATTATCAGCTCTTGCCCATGGCATTCATAGTGCTGGTGTATGCGCTCAGGGAAAATGACACCCCAAGAACCACTCACCTGCTGGTCGCGAGCCTACTTTCAATGCTGCTGTTTTCGCCCTCCTTCGGCCTAATTGACGCATACCCCCTAACCATCGGGCACAGCCTGTGGGAGTACCTCCGCCTACTGCACCACTAG
- a CDS encoding SPFH domain-containing protein, giving the protein MVQVIEWVNPGEDEIIWRYPNEVIKWGAQLIVHEYEVAVFMRDGKVYDVFGPGRHTLTTQNLPLLYKLVGGSNSPFKATVIFVSMKEFQGRYGGETQTRELAPIKYYGVYWFKVADPVQFITEVVGGQSLYDTQDVTKFIRAYFNEGMMKHLSSYSIVDLFQNLDMVSTQVKVKLMEDFRRLGLELVDVKIEGVNTTDEWRQRLFWLMQTGNAQAVMQMDTVKQVAAELGKSGSASVGTGMVLIPQLMQPAPPAQPAQPAQPYAGGGVPPAQAAQPATPTQPAAQQEICPYCGKPIPPGARFCPYCGHEIKRCPNGHIVPEGAKFCPVCGAKIE; this is encoded by the coding sequence ATGGTGCAGGTTATTGAGTGGGTCAATCCGGGTGAAGACGAGATAATCTGGCGCTACCCTAACGAGGTAATAAAGTGGGGGGCTCAGTTAATAGTCCACGAGTACGAGGTAGCCGTCTTCATGCGCGATGGAAAAGTCTACGACGTCTTCGGCCCCGGAAGGCATACGCTAACGACGCAGAATTTGCCTCTCCTCTACAAGCTCGTCGGCGGGAGCAACAGCCCATTCAAGGCAACCGTAATCTTCGTCAGCATGAAGGAGTTCCAGGGGAGGTATGGTGGAGAAACGCAGACGAGGGAGCTTGCTCCCATAAAGTACTACGGCGTCTACTGGTTCAAGGTCGCCGACCCGGTTCAGTTCATCACAGAGGTCGTCGGCGGGCAGAGCCTCTACGATACGCAGGACGTAACCAAGTTCATCCGTGCATACTTCAACGAAGGCATGATGAAGCACCTTTCATCTTATTCAATCGTCGACCTCTTCCAGAACCTCGACATGGTGAGCACGCAGGTGAAGGTTAAGCTCATGGAGGACTTTAGAAGGCTCGGCCTTGAGCTGGTCGATGTAAAAATTGAGGGAGTCAACACCACCGACGAGTGGCGCCAGAGGCTCTTCTGGCTCATGCAGACTGGAAACGCCCAGGCCGTTATGCAGATGGACACTGTAAAGCAGGTGGCAGCTGAACTCGGAAAGAGCGGGAGCGCTTCCGTGGGAACGGGAATGGTTCTGATACCCCAGCTCATGCAGCCCGCCCCACCAGCTCAGCCAGCTCAACCGGCACAGCCTTACGCGGGCGGTGGTGTTCCGCCGGCGCAAGCGGCTCAACCAGCTACCCCTACCCAGCCAGCGGCCCAGCAGGAGATATGCCCCTACTGCGGAAAGCCTATTCCGCCGGGTGCGCGCTTCTGTCCCTACTGCGGGCACGAGATAAAGCGCTGTCCCAACGGCCACATAGTTCCAGAGGGAGCGAAGTTCTGCCCTGTGTGCGGGGCAAAGATAGAGTAA
- a CDS encoding immunoglobulin-like domain-containing protein: MKRVLLLVLLLLGVVFAYHVLSTHGNASGGITVEEVRENLPNLNETLGPIVTVESASFMHPDKAFYSPNDTMILTITNKGNATITTGYAFRLYRLEDWGWREVPVNLTFAEVLVTIGPGKRWEQRIDLSKLSLTPGHYRIVKIVSVTAPVTKMSMGIEAWTEFNVR, translated from the coding sequence ATGAAGCGCGTGTTGCTTTTGGTACTGCTCCTGCTTGGAGTCGTTTTCGCGTATCATGTTCTGAGCACTCACGGGAACGCTTCCGGCGGCATAACAGTTGAAGAGGTTAGAGAGAACTTACCCAACCTCAACGAAACCCTGGGGCCCATAGTAACCGTTGAGAGCGCTTCGTTTATGCACCCCGATAAGGCATTCTATTCTCCCAACGACACCATGATACTCACGATAACCAACAAAGGGAACGCCACTATCACAACGGGCTACGCCTTCAGGCTTTACCGTCTGGAGGACTGGGGATGGAGGGAGGTTCCCGTTAACCTGACGTTTGCCGAGGTCTTGGTTACAATCGGGCCAGGGAAAAGATGGGAGCAGAGGATTGACCTCTCAAAGCTGAGTCTCACGCCTGGACATTACAGGATAGTAAAGATTGTCTCCGTCACCGCCCCGGTGACCAAGATGAGCATGGGTATTGAAGCGTGGACTGAGTTTAACGTGCGGTGA
- the tsaA gene encoding tRNA (N6-threonylcarbamoyladenosine(37)-N6)-methyltransferase TrmO yields MEFEPFKIVPVGYVRKDEELQETFIEILPEFMKAMDGLREGDWVKLVLWFHGSDTPERRGILKVHPYGNPENPLKGVFATRSPYRPNPIALYTVKIHRIEGNRLHIDWIDAMDETPVVDIKIFVERYDCPKDVPIEERELHISGGRMIGEVNVIPRKSEHLDELEEVSPEEYDAVILEIGPKTTTLTAKELKELIETLVGIYRNLPVEIRDKLGELEC; encoded by the coding sequence ATGGAGTTCGAGCCCTTCAAAATCGTTCCAGTTGGCTACGTAAGAAAGGACGAGGAACTTCAGGAAACGTTTATCGAAATCCTTCCCGAGTTCATGAAAGCAATGGACGGCCTCCGCGAGGGCGACTGGGTAAAGCTGGTCCTCTGGTTCCACGGGAGCGATACGCCTGAGAGGAGAGGAATCCTCAAAGTCCACCCCTACGGCAACCCGGAGAACCCGCTGAAGGGAGTCTTCGCGACGCGCTCACCTTACAGGCCCAACCCGATAGCCCTCTACACAGTCAAAATCCACCGCATCGAAGGAAACCGTCTTCACATTGACTGGATAGACGCGATGGACGAAACGCCAGTGGTGGACATCAAGATATTCGTCGAGCGCTACGACTGTCCGAAGGACGTTCCGATCGAAGAGAGGGAACTCCACATCAGTGGAGGCCGTATGATAGGGGAAGTAAACGTTATCCCGAGGAAGAGCGAACACCTCGACGAGCTTGAGGAAGTTTCTCCAGAGGAGTACGACGCGGTCATCCTTGAGATAGGGCCGAAAACGACGACGCTGACTGCTAAGGAACTGAAAGAGCTTATAGAGACACTTGTCGGGATATACAGAAATCTGCCCGTGGAGATAAGGGATAAACTGGGTGAACTGGAATGCTGA
- the taw2 gene encoding tRNA(Phe) (4-demethylwyosine(37)-C(7)) aminocarboxypropyltransferase Taw2, with protein sequence MRTQVIKPRIREILSKELPPELVKLLPKHWVRIGDVIILPLRRELEPYRERIAEVYAEVLNAKAVLRKGHIHGETRKPDYELLYGDDTITVHVENGVKYKLDVARIMFSPANVKERVRMARVAKPGELVVDMFAGIGHLSLPMAVHRKARVIAIEKDPYTFRFLVENIWLNNVQDLMTPYNMDNRDFPAENIADRVLMGYVVTTHEFIPKALSIAKDEAVIHYHNTVPERLMPEEPFATFKRVAREYGYETEKLNELIIKRYAPGVWHVVVDVRVYKK encoded by the coding sequence ATGAGGACTCAGGTCATAAAGCCAAGGATAAGGGAAATCCTTTCAAAGGAACTTCCTCCGGAGCTGGTCAAACTCCTCCCAAAACACTGGGTCAGGATAGGCGACGTCATAATCCTGCCCCTGAGGAGGGAGCTTGAGCCCTACAGGGAGAGGATAGCCGAAGTTTACGCCGAAGTCCTCAACGCCAAGGCAGTCCTCAGGAAGGGTCACATCCACGGGGAAACAAGAAAGCCCGACTACGAGCTACTTTATGGAGATGATACCATTACGGTTCACGTCGAGAACGGCGTTAAGTACAAGCTCGACGTGGCCAGGATAATGTTCTCGCCGGCCAACGTCAAGGAACGCGTGAGAATGGCCAGGGTTGCAAAACCGGGGGAGCTGGTCGTGGACATGTTCGCCGGAATCGGCCACCTGAGCCTGCCGATGGCCGTCCATAGAAAGGCCCGAGTCATAGCCATCGAGAAAGATCCTTACACCTTCCGCTTCCTGGTTGAGAACATCTGGCTTAACAACGTCCAGGACCTTATGACGCCGTACAACATGGACAACCGCGACTTTCCGGCCGAGAACATAGCCGACAGGGTTCTCATGGGCTACGTGGTAACAACCCATGAGTTCATACCCAAGGCTTTGAGCATAGCCAAGGACGAGGCGGTAATCCACTACCACAACACGGTTCCGGAGAGGCTCATGCCGGAAGAGCCCTTCGCGACCTTCAAAAGAGTTGCCAGGGAGTACGGCTATGAGACGGAAAAGCTCAACGAGCTGATAATAAAGCGCTACGCCCCCGGCGTCTGGCACGTTGTCGTTGATGTTAGGGTTTACAAGAAGTAG
- a CDS encoding ATP-binding cassette domain-containing protein yields the protein MSEYAIEVENLVKKYGDFEAVKGISFKVKRGEIFAFLGPNGAGKTTTVHVLTTLLKPTSGKAFVAGHDVVAEPNEVRKKIGIVFQDPSLDRELTAYENMYIHGRIYGLGGSELREKIEKLLKFVELWDFRDRQVKTFSGGMRRRLELARSLLHEPEVLFLDEPTIGLDPQTRAHIWDYIRVMKEEHNMTIFLTTHYMDEAEMLADRIAIMDHGKIIAEGTAEELKKLVGNDVVYLKLEGPEEIKCLKADFIRGCKLLPDGRVALDVENAAEALPRLFELAKERGVKILEVTYHRPTLNDVFLHLTGREIRDEGGEQRFPMPFKRR from the coding sequence GTGAGTGAATACGCGATAGAGGTGGAGAACCTCGTGAAGAAATACGGCGATTTCGAGGCCGTTAAGGGCATCTCGTTCAAAGTTAAAAGGGGAGAGATATTCGCTTTTCTCGGGCCGAACGGAGCTGGAAAAACCACAACGGTGCACGTGCTCACCACGCTCCTGAAGCCGACCTCCGGGAAGGCGTTTGTTGCTGGTCACGACGTTGTGGCAGAACCTAACGAGGTAAGGAAGAAGATAGGGATAGTCTTCCAGGACCCGAGCCTCGACAGGGAGCTGACGGCCTACGAGAACATGTACATCCACGGCAGGATATACGGCCTGGGCGGGAGCGAGCTGAGGGAGAAGATTGAGAAGCTCCTGAAGTTCGTTGAACTCTGGGACTTCAGGGACAGACAAGTCAAGACCTTCAGCGGAGGCATGAGGAGGAGGCTTGAGCTAGCGCGCTCCCTTCTCCACGAGCCAGAAGTTCTGTTCCTCGACGAGCCGACCATAGGCCTCGACCCGCAGACGAGGGCCCACATCTGGGACTACATAAGGGTCATGAAGGAGGAGCACAACATGACCATCTTCCTGACAACGCACTATATGGACGAGGCCGAGATGCTGGCGGACAGGATAGCGATAATGGATCACGGGAAGATAATAGCGGAGGGAACCGCAGAGGAGCTCAAGAAACTGGTCGGCAACGACGTTGTTTACCTCAAACTCGAAGGCCCTGAAGAGATCAAGTGCCTTAAGGCGGACTTCATAAGGGGGTGCAAGCTCCTCCCCGATGGAAGGGTTGCGCTGGACGTTGAGAACGCCGCCGAGGCCCTGCCGAGGCTCTTTGAGCTCGCGAAGGAGAGGGGAGTGAAGATACTAGAGGTTACCTACCACCGGCCCACGCTCAACGACGTCTTCCTGCACTTGACGGGCAGGGAGATAAGGGACGAGGGTGGAGAGCAGAGGTTCCCCATGCCGTTTAAGAGGAGGTGA
- a CDS encoding ABC transporter permease — MRTFTTMIYRELKRFSRSRARVVGSLINPLMWLIFFGMGWSGVFNNPMAARVFGGVDYLTYLVPGVFAMTVFNMSFMQGVTLILDKQFDFLKEILVAPASRAEAILGRITGGSLMALIQGVILLTLSFALADLKLSGVLPALGLGFLVGIAIAGMGVAIALKMTSMEGFQMVVTMIMMPMTFLSGAIYPIDAMPGWMKAIAYVNPLTYAVDGTRRYLVGDAVAKFSPVVEWGVLALLALAFSALAALEFEKATID; from the coding sequence ATGAGGACGTTCACCACGATGATATACCGCGAGCTGAAGCGTTTTTCCCGTTCCCGCGCAAGGGTGGTCGGGAGCCTGATAAACCCGCTCATGTGGCTCATATTCTTCGGAATGGGCTGGAGCGGGGTGTTCAACAACCCCATGGCGGCGAGGGTCTTCGGTGGTGTTGACTACCTGACCTACCTCGTCCCAGGTGTCTTCGCAATGACCGTCTTCAACATGAGCTTCATGCAGGGCGTAACGCTCATATTGGACAAGCAGTTCGACTTCCTCAAGGAAATACTTGTGGCTCCAGCGAGCAGGGCGGAGGCGATACTCGGCAGGATAACCGGGGGTTCTCTAATGGCCCTGATACAGGGGGTAATCCTGCTGACCCTCAGCTTCGCGCTCGCCGACCTCAAATTGAGCGGCGTGCTCCCCGCCCTGGGGCTCGGCTTCCTCGTCGGAATTGCCATAGCGGGCATGGGAGTGGCCATAGCACTCAAAATGACCAGCATGGAGGGCTTCCAGATGGTGGTCACAATGATAATGATGCCCATGACCTTCCTGAGCGGCGCGATATACCCTATAGACGCAATGCCCGGCTGGATGAAGGCAATCGCCTACGTTAATCCCCTTACCTACGCCGTTGACGGGACGAGGCGCTACCTCGTGGGCGATGCTGTAGCGAAGTTCTCGCCCGTGGTCGAGTGGGGCGTGCTGGCGCTCCTGGCGCTTGCCTTCTCGGCCCTCGCTGCGCTGGAGTTTGAAAAAGCCACCATTGACTGA
- a CDS encoding zinc ribbon domain-containing protein encodes MEVQCPTCSAKFKVPDTVSVVTCPYCGTTFHVHTGEEAKEEHYFFPPMREDPAGKLLKFLSRQYGAPADIVDARVIEKNLHWVPVYFFYLHGKASETVEEVEFLGIPAGSPLKTLLMDYPFPVRGKRFFDEAMVKKGTYHEPEMKKEEAETIARSRLENALKEEAREESSHLGKPELEVKFQGLVHYPVWEIAYEYGGETFRGNYVDGTDGRVIRAVYPLMSEARKKATLLGSGVIGAGVILGLIASAIYSNAWGIIGGLVSGIAAGAGIFSKGSVSRRTVSEVMRAGRGNVYFRKV; translated from the coding sequence ATGGAAGTTCAGTGTCCAACCTGTTCGGCTAAGTTTAAGGTTCCAGACACGGTCAGCGTCGTCACCTGTCCCTACTGCGGGACGACCTTCCACGTACACACCGGCGAGGAAGCGAAGGAGGAGCACTACTTCTTCCCGCCGATGAGGGAAGACCCGGCTGGAAAGCTCCTGAAGTTCCTTTCGAGGCAGTACGGTGCTCCAGCCGACATAGTTGACGCTAGGGTTATTGAGAAAAACCTCCACTGGGTCCCGGTTTACTTCTTCTACCTCCACGGAAAGGCAAGCGAGACGGTTGAGGAGGTTGAGTTCCTGGGAATTCCGGCAGGTTCGCCCTTGAAAACCCTCCTCATGGACTATCCCTTCCCGGTCAGAGGAAAGAGGTTCTTTGATGAAGCGATGGTGAAGAAGGGAACCTACCATGAGCCGGAGATGAAAAAAGAGGAAGCTGAGACGATAGCCCGGTCGAGGCTTGAGAACGCGCTGAAAGAAGAGGCAAGGGAAGAAAGCTCCCACCTCGGAAAACCCGAGCTTGAAGTTAAGTTCCAGGGGCTCGTTCACTATCCCGTCTGGGAGATAGCCTACGAGTACGGCGGGGAGACCTTCAGGGGCAACTACGTCGACGGAACAGACGGCAGGGTCATAAGGGCTGTTTACCCGCTCATGAGCGAAGCGAGGAAGAAAGCGACACTGCTCGGTTCGGGGGTTATAGGCGCGGGAGTTATTCTCGGGCTCATAGCCTCGGCCATCTACTCCAACGCGTGGGGAATAATAGGTGGCCTCGTCTCTGGAATAGCGGCTGGAGCCGGGATATTCTCAAAGGGCTCGGTGAGCAGGAGAACGGTCAGTGAGGTAATGAGAGCTGGGAGAGGCAACGTCTACTTCAGGAAGGTGTGA
- a CDS encoding adenosylhomocysteinase has translation MDCTKDYCVKDLNLAPSGERKIDWVSRFMPVLQHIRADFEKRKPFRGVKIATTLHLEMKTAFLLLTLKAGGAEVSATASNPLSTQDDVVAALAKAGVKVYAIRGESREEYYEFMHKALDIEPNIIIDDGADMVSTVLKERTELIDNIWGASEETTTGVIRLRAMEKDGVLKFPIIAVNDSYTKYLFDNRYGTGQSTWDGIIRTTNLLVAGKNVVVVGYGWCGRGIAMRARGLGATVIVVEVDPIRALEARMDGFLVMDMKSAAEIGDIFVTSTGNINCIRKEHFELMKDGVILANAGHFDVEISKPDLEALAVEINEVRPNIREYKMADGRRLYLLADGRLVNLAAADGHPAEIMDMSFALQAKAAEYIKDNHEKLEPKVYVLPREIDGMVARIKLKAMGITIEELTEEQRRYLESWEHGT, from the coding sequence ATGGACTGCACGAAGGACTACTGTGTTAAGGACTTAAATCTCGCCCCGAGCGGAGAGAGGAAGATAGACTGGGTCTCGCGCTTTATGCCGGTTCTCCAGCACATAAGGGCCGATTTCGAGAAGAGGAAGCCCTTCAGGGGCGTGAAGATAGCAACGACGCTTCACCTTGAGATGAAGACCGCTTTCCTCCTTCTGACGCTCAAAGCCGGTGGAGCAGAGGTTTCAGCGACAGCGAGCAACCCCCTCTCGACTCAGGACGACGTTGTCGCGGCACTGGCAAAGGCCGGCGTCAAGGTCTATGCGATACGCGGGGAAAGCAGGGAGGAGTACTACGAGTTCATGCACAAAGCTCTGGACATAGAACCGAACATCATCATCGACGACGGTGCGGACATGGTGAGCACCGTCCTCAAGGAGAGAACCGAGCTGATAGACAACATCTGGGGCGCGAGCGAGGAAACGACAACCGGCGTGATACGGCTCCGCGCGATGGAGAAGGACGGCGTGCTTAAGTTCCCGATAATAGCGGTCAACGACAGCTATACCAAGTACCTCTTCGACAACCGCTACGGAACCGGCCAGTCAACGTGGGACGGCATAATAAGGACGACGAACCTTCTGGTTGCCGGAAAGAACGTAGTTGTGGTCGGCTACGGCTGGTGCGGTCGCGGAATAGCGATGCGCGCCAGGGGGCTGGGTGCAACCGTCATCGTCGTTGAGGTCGATCCGATAAGGGCGCTTGAGGCCAGAATGGACGGCTTCCTCGTCATGGACATGAAAAGCGCGGCTGAGATAGGAGACATCTTCGTCACCTCAACCGGGAACATCAACTGCATAAGGAAGGAGCACTTCGAGCTCATGAAGGACGGCGTCATTCTGGCGAACGCTGGCCACTTTGACGTCGAGATAAGCAAGCCCGACCTTGAGGCCTTAGCGGTCGAGATAAACGAGGTCAGGCCGAACATCAGGGAGTATAAGATGGCCGACGGAAGGAGGCTCTACCTCCTGGCAGACGGAAGGCTCGTGAACCTAGCAGCTGCCGACGGTCACCCGGCGGAGATAATGGACATGAGCTTCGCCCTGCAGGCGAAAGCCGCTGAGTACATCAAGGACAACCACGAGAAGCTTGAGCCCAAAGTCTACGTCCTGCCGAGGGAGATAGACGGGATGGTGGCGAGGATTAAGTTGAAGGCAATGGGGATAACGATTGAGGAGCTCACGGAGGAGCAGAGGAGATACCTTGAGAGCTGGGAGCACGGGACGTGA
- the cas4 gene encoding CRISPR-associated protein Cas4: MSNNGSDGDGFIEFYASEALICPRRIYYRLKGYPERWPEFVKVRLNQGRNTHEILGDILQKRFGFELEKHLVLRSSRLGIEIHGRIDAFREFPIEIKGKTSLPKLPYEYHLAQLNVYLRWAEAEYGYLYYIKLHERPNTVIGKLDFSDFPVIKGPNFRLFEVPYDKSLFKATLKHFYSVKKAYERDRPPKGEYSYACKFCPYRYLCYPSEE, translated from the coding sequence ATGAGCAACAACGGAAGCGATGGGGACGGATTCATAGAGTTCTACGCGAGCGAGGCCCTGATCTGCCCCAGGAGGATATACTACCGCCTGAAGGGCTACCCCGAAAGATGGCCCGAGTTCGTGAAGGTTAGACTAAACCAGGGAAGGAACACTCACGAAATCCTTGGAGATATACTGCAAAAGCGCTTTGGCTTTGAGCTTGAGAAGCATCTTGTGCTTCGCTCCAGCAGGCTTGGCATTGAAATACACGGGAGGATAGACGCTTTTAGAGAGTTTCCAATCGAAATAAAGGGAAAAACCAGTCTGCCAAAGCTGCCGTACGAGTACCATCTGGCCCAGCTCAACGTGTACCTCCGATGGGCGGAGGCCGAATACGGCTACCTTTACTACATAAAGCTCCACGAGCGTCCAAACACCGTTATCGGAAAGCTAGACTTTTCGGACTTTCCGGTTATCAAAGGACCGAATTTCAGGCTCTTCGAGGTTCCCTACGACAAGTCCCTCTTCAAAGCAACTCTGAAGCATTTCTACTCCGTCAAAAAAGCCTATGAAAGGGATAGACCCCCAAAGGGAGAGTACTCCTACGCCTGCAAGTTTTGCCCGTACAGATACCTCTGTTATCCCTCAGAAGAATAA
- a CDS encoding HAD family hydrolase, whose amino-acid sequence MLKGLIFDVDETLVYYEGYDHREWFENWVKPELEKRGIKLDYSLYSKTARLELPRTYVKKLGINPVELWRIIDEVNWKYRKKMLAEGKIKVFPDADALEELKNLGLKLAAVSNASLENALLVLRAFDLERYFDAVFGKDYANLDGVKPNPYLIHKALKALELQPNEVLVVGDSENDILAAHRAGVKAVNVVRFGRVEGADYYVDSLWELLELIRNNPV is encoded by the coding sequence ATGCTGAAGGGGTTGATATTCGACGTTGACGAAACCCTGGTTTACTATGAAGGCTACGATCACCGGGAGTGGTTTGAGAATTGGGTCAAACCCGAGCTCGAAAAGAGGGGCATTAAACTGGACTACAGCCTGTACTCCAAAACCGCCAGGCTGGAACTTCCCAGGACGTACGTTAAAAAACTCGGCATAAATCCGGTTGAACTTTGGAGGATAATCGATGAGGTCAACTGGAAGTACAGAAAAAAGATGCTGGCGGAGGGAAAGATAAAGGTCTTTCCGGATGCTGATGCACTGGAAGAACTCAAGAACCTCGGGCTTAAGCTCGCCGCGGTAAGCAACGCCTCCCTTGAGAACGCACTGTTAGTTCTCCGGGCCTTTGACCTTGAAAGGTACTTTGACGCTGTCTTTGGTAAGGATTACGCCAACTTGGATGGCGTAAAGCCAAACCCGTACCTCATACACAAAGCCCTGAAAGCGCTGGAACTCCAGCCAAACGAAGTTTTAGTAGTTGGAGACAGCGAAAACGACATTCTGGCCGCCCATCGTGCCGGTGTTAAGGCCGTTAACGTCGTCAGGTTCGGAAGGGTTGAGGGAGCGGACTACTACGTGGATAGCCTGTGGGAGCTGCTCGAACTGATCAGGAATAATCCAGTTTAG
- a CDS encoding PadR family transcriptional regulator: protein MERPHFKGHLKLLILKMLAEKPMHGYGIMAELERTYGIPHPSPGTVYPTLTSLRKAGLIETVGEGKRDKRLYRATEKGREYLEEHEVELREVEELAYRFREFARLGGRELAELMKEVFNSLENLTEAQKKALAREFGEFTKRVRLILLGEIERGEGSE from the coding sequence ATGGAGCGTCCGCACTTTAAGGGACACCTCAAACTGCTCATACTCAAGATGCTCGCTGAGAAGCCGATGCACGGCTACGGCATAATGGCCGAGCTTGAGCGAACCTATGGTATTCCGCACCCCAGTCCGGGGACGGTTTACCCAACACTGACCTCTCTAAGGAAGGCCGGGCTCATTGAGACGGTAGGAGAGGGCAAGAGGGACAAGAGGCTCTACAGGGCCACGGAAAAGGGGAGGGAGTACCTTGAGGAGCATGAGGTGGAGCTCAGGGAAGTTGAGGAGCTCGCCTATAGGTTCAGGGAGTTCGCGAGGCTTGGCGGCAGGGAACTGGCCGAATTGATGAAAGAAGTCTTCAACTCCCTTGAAAACCTGACGGAGGCTCAGAAGAAAGCCCTCGCGAGGGAGTTCGGGGAGTTCACCAAGAGGGTGAGGCTAATCCTCCTCGGCGAGATTGAAAGGGGGGAGGGAAGTGAGTGA